Sequence from the Lysobacter capsici genome:
CCGCCGCCGCATGCGCGACGATTCGGGCTTAACAATCGACCCAGCACAATGCAGCTCCGGAATTTGGATAGCTCATGGCCAATTTCTTGCATGGAAAGAAGCTTCTGATCGTCGAGGACGAAGAGCTGCTCGCGATGGCGGTCGAAGACGGCGTGCTGTACGCGGGCGCCGCCTCGGTCGAAATCGCCGGCACGGTCGCACAGGCCCTCGATGCGCTGTCGGCGCATTCGTTCGATCTGGCGATCGTGGATGTCAGCTTGAGAGGGCAGCACTCGTGGCCGGTGGCCGAAGAGTTGCGTCGCCGCGACGTGCCCTATCTGACTGTGACCGGCTACGGCGACATGCTCGATCACGAACTCGTCGACAA
This genomic interval carries:
- a CDS encoding response regulator; this encodes MANFLHGKKLLIVEDEELLAMAVEDGVLYAGAASVEIAGTVAQALDALSAHSFDLAIVDVSLRGQHSWPVAEELRRRDVPYLTVTGYGDMLDHELVDKLLTKPYSIDDLLEALADLRTHAPSASNPVPPANPGA